The genome window CGTCCGAGCCTATGCTGAGAGTATCCACGTTTCCGTTTCGAATCGAAAGACTTCCCGTAGCGCCTGAAGCGATCCCGAAAACGTTCACGTTTACGTTGAAAAAACTCGTTCCGCAGTTAATCTCCACAAGATTTAAGCCGGGAGAAACGGTTCCTGTCGGATTCGTGATGACGCAGGTTTGATTGGGAGAAGTGTTCGGTTGCCTTTCGATCGAAACGGCGAAATTGGAGAATCGTTGCAGTTTTTTTGCGAACTCGAAATCTCCGTTGGACGAAATCGTAAGAGTTTCCGAATTCTGATTGGAAATTTGAAAAGAAGCTCCGCTTGCGAGTCCTTGAACTTGAACTTTCAAAGGGAGAGACGAATTGGAAATAAAGTAATTCGAAAATAAGGTCGCGTCAATGATGGATAAACCGCTTGGTTTAGGAACGCAGTTGGAAATCAAGAAAAGGCAGGAAAGAACTTGGAATCCTATTTGTGTGGATTTATAAAATTTATGCATCTTTTTATAAATATAATTATTTAAAGAGGCAACAAATTGACTGTGCGTTTTTACTCGTTTTTTTAATTTTGCGTTTGAAAGTTATAAATAGAAATTCCCGATTTCTCAGATATTCGAGAAATCGGGAATGAAAGAAAGAGGGAAGGTCCGTTTCTCCTTACTCATCGAAACCGATCGCCGAAGTATCAAAACTTGTTCTAAAGGCGCGGAGGTTCGAGTGAAACGATTTTTTGAAAGGGGGAATTTTCTCCGATTTTGAAGGTGAAAAAATTATTTCCGTGAGTGGCGAAAAGATAATTTCCTATTTTCTGAACGCATTTTAAGGAATTCATAGGATAGGCGTTATTCAGTCGCGATGGGTCGAATTTTTCTTCCGAATCGGAACTTGCCGCTTCTTGATTCTTTGCGTTTTCCGCTGAACTTCTGTCATTCTCGGTTTCGTTGGAGTCCTTGAGCTCTTCCTCATCCGAGCCGCTTGAATCTTCATCTTTATCGTCGCTTTCGTAATCTTCCGCTTCATCCGAGTCTGAATCTGCATTATCCTCATCGTTTCCTTCGTCATAGTAATCTCGCTCAACGTCGTATTCCGGGTCGATCCTTTTAGGATTGCTCGGAACTTCGATGTATTCCTTTGAATTACCATCCTCAAACTGTTGAAACAACGGTGCGATTGAATGATTGGAACGATTAAAGAGTGCATACGCATAATCGAATCCGAATAACACGTTTCCATCCGAAAGAGAAAGACAAACCTTCGGAGTTCGTTCGATACGGATCGGTTCTCCTATCGGTTGAAGACTGTCGTTCAATATAAGAATAGAAGAATATTCTTTTTTTCCTTTTTTCGTCTCTCCGAATAACGCCGCACCCGAAGAGATCGTAAATACGTCGGACGGATTGAAATCCGGGAATTCCTTCCGAGAAAGGATCTCGACGTTTCCGTTTTGGACGGAAATCTCATAAAGAAACCGGTCATCGTGCAAACCGTTCGTCATTAAAAAGTGATCGTGGAAGGGAACGAATTGTTTAGCGTATCCCTTTGCGATTTTTTGTTTTGCGGTCGGTTGGATTTCGTCGGGTTTGCGCAAGTCTACGACTCCGACTCCGTCCCAGTTCATCGCAAGAAGAGCCTTATCGGATACGATCTGCACGTCGTAAAGTTCGTATCCGAGTAGAATGTATGAATCCAAACGTTTCGGATCGGAAACGTTTTCCAACGAGAATTTATGAACCGCTCTTCTGCTTTCCGTCGCATACAATACTTCGTCTTGAATGGCTAGGCTGCCGATCGCGCTTTCGAAAGTAAGCGATCGAACTAGATTCGGAGCCTCTGGATTTTCGAGACTAATGATATGAATTTCTCGGGCGCTTCCGTATAATTCGCAGACGAACGCATGATTTTTATGAATTAAAAATCGGTTCGCGCAGGATAAGTTCAGTCGATTGATTAACGTTAAATGATTATTTGTCATGGATCGCTCTCAGTGGATGGAATTTAAGAATTCTTGATATACGGAATGATCTTTTACGGATTCAAAATCCTTTTCCGCAAGAATCTTCGCCTTATTGTAGTTTTGCGGTCCGATTCGGTTCGCCTCTTTGAGATGAAACACGCATTTTTCCGGATCTTCCAACTTGGAATACAAGCAGGCCGCGTTGAAATGGGCGAGAGAATAATACTGTTTGAAGACGGTGGAATATTGTTCGTTCAAATCCCCTCCGAGAACCTTCTCCGCGAACGTATCGGTTTCGTCTTTTTGATAATCGAAACGACTCCAATCCATCGAAAATAGATTCTCGGCCACCTCCTTAGCTTTTTCCAAGTTTCCGGTTTGAATATGAATCACGCTCAAGTTCGTCGCCGTGAGAACGTATTCCGGTTTTTTAGAATTCATTTTCTTTAATATACTTTCCATCAGGAGCCCGAGTTCTGAAAGTTTACCCTCTTCCTGGAAAGCCCAGTGAACGGAAAGAAAAGAATTCAGGATCGTTTCGTGTTCCAGTTCCGCGACCGATTGAACGATCACCGAAGAATTTTGAAGTTCCTTGAATTTTACAAACAGACTTTTGCTGAGTTCGTTCGCGGAAATATCGCGGTATTTCTTGATAAAGAAAGCGAGGTTCTTTTGGAAGACCGGGTTTTCGAATAAACGTTCTTTTAGGTAAGGATTTTGATAGAATAATTTCAAGATCGGGAAAGAGGATTCCTGTGTTTCTTCCCAATCCAAGATCTGTAGAAGTTCTTCGGTGAAATTTGCTGCCTGATCGATCAGCTTGTGTGCGATGGAACGATTGAGCGAAGAATTTCCAGGTTTTAAAGATGCGACCAATTCTTCGACGCTAAGAGAATCGGTTTTCGAAACGACTTCGTATTTCTCGGTTTTGGATCGAAGCCAATCTTTATGCAAATCAATTACGATTTTGGAATATTCCTCCTTGAGGACTTTGGAAAACGGATCGTTTTCGAAAGAATCCAGCCTTCCTGAAAATTTTCCGTCCGTAAAAAAATCCTTTTCGAAATCGATTTTGACTTTTTCGTAAAATGCGTACAGTTTTCCCGCGGAAAGTATTTCCCATCGGTGCTCGGAAGCAAGCAGGTATAAAAAGAACGCTTTTGTAAATACGAAATCGTCCTTCCACAAAATCGGTAAAACGGATCTTAATTCTTCGATCGCTTTTGAAATTCCGTTTTTTCGCTCGATATGGGATACTTTCAAAAAATATAATAAAGAATTTTTCGGAAATTCTTCGATCGTCTTTTGGATATGTTCGAGCGAGTTCGGTTCGTCGTTCAGATAGGATTCGATCGCTTTTGCGGCGATTCCGCATCGCAGAGAAAACTGATGACTCGGTTCGAGCGATTCGATCGCATTCAATCTTTGAAGGAGTTCGGTCATTTCAGAAACGATTTTAAAAAACCGTTCCTTGTTTTTGCCGGCGGACTTTTTGATTCGTTCGCTATAAAAGAACGCAAAGCGTTGGAGGATCGGTCCGGCGTCTTTTAAGAGAGCCGTTAAAAGAAATTTGAAGATTCGATTTCGATCGGCTTCTTTTTCGATGTTTTCGTAATATAACGAAAAACCGGGATCGCTGTCGTAGAGTAGATTCTCCCATACGGACGCCTTCGCGAGGGAATCGATATCGGTTCGAATCGTTTCGGCAAATTGTTTCCAACGATTGGCCGGAGCTTGTTTGGACCATTTATGATAGAAATCCTCCATGTAGAATTCGTTTCTTTGGTGGAGCTGATGAATCAAAGGATGGATGTCTTCGCAACCGATTTTATACAAAACCGGAGCGATGTTTCGCGTAACGTCTTCGTTGAAACGTTCTTGATTGTACCGTTCCAGAACTTCGATCACCGCTGGGACGGAACGTTTTGCCTTTTGTCCGAGAGAATGGAGGCGGTCTTCGAATACGAAATCCCAGGCTTCTCCAAACCAAGGGAATTCTTCGGGTAAACAACGAACGAGTTCTGTCATTAAATCCAGATACTCTTCCGGCGGATTTTTTTCGATCGGATGCCGTTCGGAAGGTTTCCAATCGTTTTCCTTTAGTCTGTATTCGATCTCGAAAGCGCGGATGCGAAATCCGGGATGGGGAGAATGTTTCATTCGATCGATCGCTTCCTTGAAATACGCTTCCGATTCTTTTTTGAATTCTTCGGGAATTTCAACGTAAGAACTGGTGATGATATATGTGAAATCCTGAATGTAAGGGAGGGCTTGCTTGTAGTTGTCTTCCAGTGGAGCGGGAGGATTGAGAAAAACCTGTTTTTGAAATCGTTTTGCGGATTCCAGATGTGATTGCGGATCTTTCCGGGCGAGTCTCCAAAAGAAGGAAGAGAACGCGGTCGGTCCGAACTTCATGGTTTTTTTCAGAACTGCTGCGAACTCCCGATTCTTCGCATTCGCTTCCAATTGTTCGATTTCTTTTTTCTTTTCCTCATATTCGAGAAAGGAATTTTGAGAGGCTCGTTCCAGGAATTTTTTCCACTGCGGTTCGCCGTGGGTCAAACGGAGCAGAGTCTGGAATTCGTTGGAATCGGATTTGTTCAAAAAATCCAAGGAAAACAAAAATTCTTCCAGAGGGGAAGGGGGTTCTTTCGCCTCTGAGGATTTTTCATGCAAGGATTGATGAGGATTGTCCGTTAGATCCTTCAGCCCGATCGGAGAACGAACCTCCAACAGAAAACGGTCCTTTTTGTCTAAGTCGTAACAACCCTCCGCATTGATAAGAACGTAGAACGGGAAAGCCTTCGGAAATTTCGCAAAGCGTTCGTTTAATAAAAGTGTTTCTACGATTTTACGAATCATTTTAGAAAATAATAATAACTTAATGTGAATGTGAAGCTTCTTCCCCTTTAACTTTTCGCCGAGATAAGAAACATTATATTTTCCCGATTTTAGATCATAGATGAAATCGTAGGATTCGGAAGATTCTTCCGGAGGATAGGAATCGGAGTCCCAGATCAGTTCGTGATTGAGTCCGAAGATCGGCGAGATTTCATGGGTCTTTGTATCGAAGTGAATCGAATCCGCGACCGCATTGCAGAATTCGTAATCGCTCATCTTGAATAAAATTCCGTTGAACGGTTTGAATCGATGGGATTGGAGGGCCGCTTCCGTTAAACTTTCTTCCAGAATTTCGAGAATCCGATCGACCCTGTGCTGCAAGGGTTCGTCGAAGTGAAACTGTTCGACCATTTCCTTGAAATGTCCCGACAAGGTTCCTCTTTTTTGCTCGTCGTCATCGTGAAGAAAATCCGTCGGTTCTCCTTTTCTTCCTTGGTTCGTTTTTTCTTGGAAGATCGTTTCGAGCAATTGCATCGCTCCGTCGAAATCGAAAGTATGAATTCGTCCGTAGAATTCGGAGTCATAGTTGCGGTCCGTTTCTTTTTGAAAGTCTTTCGGTTGGAAGATCATGAGTCACCGTGTCGGGAGAATGTGTTGGATTCAATAACGGATATTCCGCCTTCTTTCGTAGCACTTTTTGTATGTGTCGTGTGCGAAATTAAAAATCGAGAAAAACGATTTGTTATTAAAATGCCGATTGAACTTTCAATTTACAACTCGACGTCTTTTGACGCCAAAACTGATCAAGGAATGATGACTTTTTTAAATAAGTAGCTGTCCTTGAATCCGCCCGAGCCATCCGAAACCTGATACGAACTGATTCCGATACAAGCGTTCTCGTTATATGTATCCGAATTTACACTGTGAAGTTCGGTTGTATAGGTTCCCGGAGCGACCGAAACGGGGGGTTCGCCTGCGCTGAATAACTCGATATAAGAGAACGGAAATGGTCCTGTTCCTCCGGAAGGAGTGGAAGATGTCAGGTCCATATATAGATATTCCTCTGCGTTAACCGTAGTTACACTTCCTCGAAACTCGATCAGATTTCCGTTGGTCGTTACTTGAATACAATGTTCCGCACAATTCCCGATCGTAGTCGGTGCGGAGACGGCGTTGGCGCAAGGACCGGCCGGGGGAGTAGGCGCCGTGGAAAGAATGGACTTGGATGATTTCCCGAACGAATTCGAAGCCAGCACAAAGATCCGATAGGGTTGTGTCGTTTCCGGAGATAAAAACGTAAATTCATTCGGGAACATTGGGTCGGGATTGAGGCGTTCTTGAATATAGTTTTGTACCGTAGTTCCGTCCGCACTGAGCGCAATAATGTTCGGTCTTCCTAAGTATGCTTTTAGAGTCAAAGGTCCGGATGGAACATTTTGAAACGAAAAAGTAACTGTAACTCTTTGCCGATCGTCGCCACCCGCTCCGGTTACGTACGCAGTTTGAACAGCTAAGTCGTTTAAGATCGGCCTAAACGGAGATTCGGGCTGACTTGGATTTCCAGTATCATTTCCATTCACACCCGTTCCGATCTTGTTGGAACTACCACCGGCTAAGGAAATCAAAAGAGCGCTTAAGTCATCCGATCCGCCGGTCGGCTTGCAGAAGGAAGCTGATAGCAGAAAAATCAAGGCTGCGACTTGTTTCATTTTAAAAACGGATTTTCTTTTTTTATAAGGCAGTGGTGGACGGAACTCCGGTCCAAATTTCATAGATGCACCATTCTATTTTTGTAATTTATAGTTTCATTGTATACTTGCGCGTTATGGGCCAAAAGTGATTTAGTGACGACCGCTTGTGCGAACGTTAGACCTCTATTGTAGATAGCAACGTGCTTGAAATTCTTTTTGTCAAATTTTATTCCAAACAAAAAGAGCAGGCTTGTAATATAGGAATCGTCTTATGGGTTAGATTATTTGAAAACTATAATGTAGTCATCTTATTGTAAGTTGATCGTCCTTTGGTCTCGCTCGCTGCTCACACATCCTGTTTCTTTCGAATTTTTTGCACATTGAAATCGACGGAGTTCGATCTTCGAAGATTCCTACCCGCTGCTTCCGATTCCGCTCTCAGTCTCCGCTTTTTCGAAACGGGTATGAACTCATAAACCAAGCGACATTCGATGATTTTCCCGATCGGGCATTTGGGTAGAGCGGACTTAGACGCAACGCATCTGATGAAACGAACGTAGTCGCGAATACAGCTAAACTGTCCGAATTTTGAGATCCGATATCGCCACAGTCGAACGACGCTTCTCCGGCTTTTCTCGCAGGAATTTTGGGGAAACGAATCTCGGGATTCTTACGTCGGCGGACTACATATGTCTTGGAAACTGTGGGAACTCCCACGTTCACAGCGATAGAATGGAAAATTGCTTCCGAATTGTGGGAACTACCACAGTCACAACCGTCGGACGGAAAACAACTCTCGAACTGTGGGAACTCCCCGCAATTGCGAGAAATCTTTTTCCCCCGACCGGCTTTTTAGCACTTCAAAAAAGAGAGGAATTTTCTGACAGACCGGAAAATAAGAGTATTCTGACGCCAAATCGGCACTTGGAAAAAAGATCCGTTTTCATGAAAATAGAAGCCTTATACAAATACTTTCTCATCACTCCGGCCACGCATCTTCCGGTAGTGGACGAATCGGGGGATCTCGTCGGGCTTTTATCGCGCAAGTTGATTCAGATGGAAATGGCGGATCTTAGTTCGTCCGACCGAGAATATTCCCAACTTCCCGAATCCTTTTTAGAAACGGAAATCCCCGAGTCCTTTTTTCAATACTTCCAAAGACAAAGCTCGATTCCGGTGCTTACGAAAACCGGTGAAAAAAAGGAAGAATGGGATAAAGTTCAAGTCATGGCGGGTTTGGGAAAACTCGTTTCCGGAAATCGTCCCGAACCGGCTCCGATCACCGAAGAAAAAAAACAGGAACAAGAGCAGAATTCCCGTTTTTGGTTTATGGAACTCATTCTGCAGAATTTTCCGGACGGACTACTTGCGACGGATCTAGAAGGAAGTTCGATCTTTTACAACGAAACCTTTGAACAGAACATTCTTCCCAAAAAATACTTCCGCGATTCGATCCTGCAAGCGGAACGAATTCTCAAGGAAATGAGCAAGAATTTATTGGCGGACTATCTGAAATCCAACGAACTCAAGCTCGACGGAAATTCTCCCTTCTCTCTGCAAACCTACGTCACCGAACTCGAGTGTAACGTTCGCATCATCGTTCTCAAACAAAATTCCAAGATCGCGGGTTATCTGTATCATTTCGTTTCTCCGCGTTCTTCGGTCGGCCGTCAGGATGAAAGCGGTTTGGAATTCCCATCCGTAAGCGATGCTTTCTTTCAAAAGCTTCCGCTCGAAACCATGCTAAAAGAAGTGGAAAGCTCGTTTATCTTCCATTCGTTAAAGCGAAATCAGGACAATATCTCTCATACGGCTTTGGAGCTCGGCGTTCCTCGAACAACCCTTCAAAATAGGATCAAATTTTTGGATCTGCAAAGCCGTTATTCGCTTTCGAGGGAGAATCCGATTCCTCGTAAAAAGGCGGGTATAACGTCCTCACCATCCGAAGACAAAGGAACGCATCCGAAAACAGTAGAAGGAACGAACGTTTCCAAACAAACTTCTCCTTCCAAAAAGCAGGGGAAGAATGTTGTGAAAACCGGTTCTTCTCCCAAAAAGAATTCTTCGAAATCGAACGCTTCTAAATCTACCGCAAAAAAAAGAAAAGCCCGCTGAATAATTTCGTTGACAGCCTTCTATAAAGTCGGTTACTTCATGAGTAGAGCCGATCTAAACAGATCTCTTCTCCACCCTGTATTCTCAAAAATAAAATCTCAAAAAGGCGAAT of Leptospira sanjuanensis contains these proteins:
- a CDS encoding LVIVD repeat-containing protein, whose amino-acid sequence is MTNNHLTLINRLNLSCANRFLIHKNHAFVCELYGSAREIHIISLENPEAPNLVRSLTFESAIGSLAIQDEVLYATESRRAVHKFSLENVSDPKRLDSYILLGYELYDVQIVSDKALLAMNWDGVGVVDLRKPDEIQPTAKQKIAKGYAKQFVPFHDHFLMTNGLHDDRFLYEISVQNGNVEILSRKEFPDFNPSDVFTISSGAALFGETKKGKKEYSSILILNDSLQPIGEPIRIERTPKVCLSLSDGNVLFGFDYAYALFNRSNHSIAPLFQQFEDGNSKEYIEVPSNPKRIDPEYDVERDYYDEGNDEDNADSDSDEAEDYESDDKDEDSSGSDEEELKDSNETENDRSSAENAKNQEAASSDSEEKFDPSRLNNAYPMNSLKCVQKIGNYLFATHGNNFFTFKIGENSPFQKIVSLEPPRL
- a CDS encoding transcriptional regulator, producing the protein MKIEALYKYFLITPATHLPVVDESGDLVGLLSRKLIQMEMADLSSSDREYSQLPESFLETEIPESFFQYFQRQSSIPVLTKTGEKKEEWDKVQVMAGLGKLVSGNRPEPAPITEEKKQEQEQNSRFWFMELILQNFPDGLLATDLEGSSIFYNETFEQNILPKKYFRDSILQAERILKEMSKNLLADYLKSNELKLDGNSPFSLQTYVTELECNVRIIVLKQNSKIAGYLYHFVSPRSSVGRQDESGLEFPSVSDAFFQKLPLETMLKEVESSFIFHSLKRNQDNISHTALELGVPRTTLQNRIKFLDLQSRYSLSRENPIPRKKAGITSSPSEDKGTHPKTVEGTNVSKQTSPSKKQGKNVVKTGSSPKKNSSKSNASKSTAKKRKAR
- a CDS encoding TPR end-of-group domain-containing protein; translated protein: MIFQPKDFQKETDRNYDSEFYGRIHTFDFDGAMQLLETIFQEKTNQGRKGEPTDFLHDDDEQKRGTLSGHFKEMVEQFHFDEPLQHRVDRILEILEESLTEAALQSHRFKPFNGILFKMSDYEFCNAVADSIHFDTKTHEISPIFGLNHELIWDSDSYPPEESSESYDFIYDLKSGKYNVSYLGEKLKGKKLHIHIKLLLFSKMIRKIVETLLLNERFAKFPKAFPFYVLINAEGCYDLDKKDRFLLEVRSPIGLKDLTDNPHQSLHEKSSEAKEPPSPLEEFLFSLDFLNKSDSNEFQTLLRLTHGEPQWKKFLERASQNSFLEYEEKKKEIEQLEANAKNREFAAVLKKTMKFGPTAFSSFFWRLARKDPQSHLESAKRFQKQVFLNPPAPLEDNYKQALPYIQDFTYIITSSYVEIPEEFKKESEAYFKEAIDRMKHSPHPGFRIRAFEIEYRLKENDWKPSERHPIEKNPPEEYLDLMTELVRCLPEEFPWFGEAWDFVFEDRLHSLGQKAKRSVPAVIEVLERYNQERFNEDVTRNIAPVLYKIGCEDIHPLIHQLHQRNEFYMEDFYHKWSKQAPANRWKQFAETIRTDIDSLAKASVWENLLYDSDPGFSLYYENIEKEADRNRIFKFLLTALLKDAGPILQRFAFFYSERIKKSAGKNKERFFKIVSEMTELLQRLNAIESLEPSHQFSLRCGIAAKAIESYLNDEPNSLEHIQKTIEEFPKNSLLYFLKVSHIERKNGISKAIEELRSVLPILWKDDFVFTKAFFLYLLASEHRWEILSAGKLYAFYEKVKIDFEKDFFTDGKFSGRLDSFENDPFSKVLKEEYSKIVIDLHKDWLRSKTEKYEVVSKTDSLSVEELVASLKPGNSSLNRSIAHKLIDQAANFTEELLQILDWEETQESSFPILKLFYQNPYLKERLFENPVFQKNLAFFIKKYRDISANELSKSLFVKFKELQNSSVIVQSVAELEHETILNSFLSVHWAFQEEGKLSELGLLMESILKKMNSKKPEYVLTATNLSVIHIQTGNLEKAKEVAENLFSMDWSRFDYQKDETDTFAEKVLGGDLNEQYSTVFKQYYSLAHFNAACLYSKLEDPEKCVFHLKEANRIGPQNYNKAKILAEKDFESVKDHSVYQEFLNSIH